The Chrysemys picta bellii isolate R12L10 chromosome 5, ASM1138683v2, whole genome shotgun sequence genome includes a window with the following:
- the PURG gene encoding purine-rich element-binding protein gamma — protein MERGRGGGGAGGRSVGGSNLHRSIYSQSQQQYHYPASSQGGCMEIQELASKRVDIQKKRFYLDVKQSSRGRFLKIAEVWIGRGRQENIRKSKLTLSLSVAAELKDYLGDFIEHYAHLGLKGSQSHRHEHSNGKDQDLRRRQQHHLPSPPASVESEEHPHSVLKTEYIERDNRKYYLDLKENQRGRFLRIRQTMIRGPGMIGYFGHNLGQEQTIVLPAQGMIEFRDALVQLIEEYGEGDIEERRGGGDEPLELPEGTSFRVDNKRFYFDVGSNRYGIFLKVSEVRPPYRNTITVPYKAWTRFGENFIKYEEEMRRIYNSHKEKRMDVTGDSGEEQEGLE, from the coding sequence atggagagagggagaggaggaggaggagcaggaggaaggagtGTGGGGGGCTCCAACCTGCACAGGAGCATTTACTCCCAGTCTCAACAGCAGTATCActatcctgcctcctctcagggGGGCTGCATGGAGATCCAGGAGCTAGCCTCCAAAAGGGTGGACATCCAGAAAAAGCGATTTTATCTGGATGTGAAGCAGAGTTCCCGAGGCCGCTTCCTGAAGATAGCGGAGGTCTGGATAGGAAGAGGCAGGCAGGAAAATATCAGGAAAAGCAAACTGACTCTTTCCTTGTCTGTGGCTGCTGAGCTGAAGGATTATCTGGGAGATTTCATAGAGCACTATGCCCATTTGGGCCTCAAAGGCAGCCAGAGTCATAGACATGAACACAGTAATGGCAAAGATCAAGATTTGAGAAGGCGGCAACAGCATCATCTGCCTTCGCCTCCAGCATCTGTTGAATCCGAAGAGCATCCTCACAGTGTCCTGAAAACTGAGTATATAGAAAGAGACAACaggaagtattatctagacctgaAGGAGAATCAACGCGGGCGTTTCTTAAGGATTAGACAAACCATGATTAGAGGACCAGGCATGATAGGTTATTTTGGCCACAATTTGGGACAGGAACAGACTATTGTCCTTCCAGCCCAAGGGATGATTGAATTCAGGGATGCTTTGGTCCAGCTAATTGAAGAATATGGGGAGGGAGATATAGAAGAACGAAGAGGTGGGGGTGATGAACCCCTTGAGCTTCCAGAGGGGACTTCCTTCAGGGTGGACAACAAGCGGTTCTACTTTGATGTGGGATCTAACAGGTATGGCATTTTTTTGAAGGTAAGTGAGGTGAGACCACCTTACCGTAACACCATCACTGTCCCGTATAAAGCGTGGACAAGGTTTGGGGAAAACTTTATCAAGTATGAAGAAGAAATGAGGAGAATTTACAACAGCCATAAAGAGAAAAGAATGGATGTCACAGGTGACAGTGGTGAAGAGCAAGAGGGTCTGGAATAG